From one Diprion similis isolate iyDipSimi1 chromosome 7, iyDipSimi1.1, whole genome shotgun sequence genomic stretch:
- the LOC124407971 gene encoding uncharacterized protein LOC124407971, translating into MEEEILSIQTPVAFDESIAHQEIHAHKPYASSTFNNSDEIRITVQHQDLCILPSKSSLHISGKLVKSDGSPAAVTTLVNNAICHLFEDVRYELNAVEIDKCKNVGLTSLLKGFASLNPGQSWLMENAGWLDVRETKKLTNAGGNFDVVIPLSMILGFAEDYRKIIVNSKHELILTRSKSDSNAIVQNQDEDFRVVIDQVEWLVPYVKLSDQRKIARLNFIEKDTPVSMSFRSWEMYEYPLLPATTKHVWTVKTSTHLEKPRFVILGFQTNRKNKADKNASHLDHCNITDDKLFLNSDYYPYGNLNLDMSHNRFALLYEMYANFQATYYGKEPEPLLTKTEFLQYEPLIFIDCSKQNEALKSGPVDIRIEFEAKNNFPAGTSAYCLILHDRIIEYNPLSGGVRKLV; encoded by the coding sequence ATGGAGGAGGAAATCTTGAGCATTCAAACACCCGTCGCCTTCGATGAGTCGATCGCTCACCAAGAAATACATGCACACAAGCCGTATGCGTCATCAACTTTTAACAACAGCGACGAGATTCGCATCACCGTTCAGCATCAggatttatgcatattaccAAGCAAGAGTTCGCTGCATATCTCGGGAAAATTGGTCAAATCAGATGGCAGTCCAGCAGCGGTTACAACCCTGGTCAATAATGCCATCTGCCATCTGTTCGAAGACGTACGGTACGAGCTAAACGCTGTAGAGATTGACAAATGCAAAAACGTTGGTCTAACCAGTCTGCTGAAGGGTTTCGCCTCGCTCAACCCTGGTCAGAGTTGGCTTATGGAAAACGCTGGATGGCTCGATgttcgagaaacgaaaaaattaactaacGCCGGTGGTAACTTCGATGTGGTTATTCCCTTGAGCATGATATTGGGCTTTGCCGAAGACTATCGCAAGATCATCGTCAACTCGAAGCATGAGCTGATTCTCACAAGATCAAAGAGCGATTCAAATGCCATTGTTCAAAATCAAGACGAAGACTTTCGAGTCGTGATCGATCAAGTGGAATGGTTAGTACCGTACGTGAAGCTTTCGGATCAACGAAAAATTGCTCGGTTgaatttcatcgagaaagaTACACCTGTCTCCATGAGCTTCCGCAGTTGGGAGATGTACGAATATCCTCTGCTACCGGCAACCACGAAACACGTGTGGACTGTAAAAACGTCCACTCATTTGGAGAAACCGCGATTCGttattctcggttttcaaacgaatcgaaaaaacaaagccGACAAAAATGCCAGCCATCTTGATCACTGTAACATCACCGACGACAAGCTCTTCTTGAATTCCGATTATTATCCGTACGGTAACCTGAACCTGGACATGAGTCATAATCGCTTCGCACTGCTGTACGAGATGTATGCCAACTTCCAGGCTACGTACTACGGCAAGGAACCCGAACCTTTGTTGACAAAGACCGAATTTCTACAGTACGAACCTCTGATATTCAtcgactgttcgaaacaaaacgaGGCTCTGAAATCTGGACCGGTTGACATTCGTATCGAATTTGAGGCTAAAAATAACTTTCCCGCCGGTACATCTGCCTATTGCTTAATTTTACACGATCGTATAATCGAGTACAATCCGCTGAGTGGTGGGGTGAGAAAATTGGTCTAA